The following DNA comes from Diadema setosum chromosome 20, eeDiaSeto1, whole genome shotgun sequence.
cactcatattttttttaacaccagGCTAGTTAAGATATGAATGTTGAACTTAATTcagcagaaaaagaaatataatatggtatttacaatgtatatgacaagaaaaaaaaattgcctgcttttatttttatgtcAGATTCATGTCACATAAAATGTgccaaaatttctacacagcaGAACTTTCCACTGTCACAGTAATAGCAAATGTTGATGATTAAACTCAGAGGTAATGACATGTGTATGGCAAGCTCATTCTAACGCTTAATATCTGTGACTGTTTGTTGCAGGAACCACCAACCAACACTACCCTTGTTCAGCATGCCAAGGTCATTGTTACGCCCCATCTTGGTGCCAGTACGGTGGAGGCCCAGGAGCGTGTTGCATGCGAGATTGCCGAGCAGTTTGTGGACGGAGCCAATGGAAAGTCGTTGTTTGGTGCGGTAAGTCTCTATCTTGCCTGCTGTCTTGAAAATACATTCTAGACAGTGAAATGTGCTCCGTCTTCATGGGTTCATTTTGACTGTATAATGGTCCTTCCTGAATTTAACATACTTTTATATTATCCCATGTATACTTTTTTCCCCATAATGATCCACATAAGTACAAGCTGTACCTTCAAGtcaatttcttcatttccaacatatcttatactgtaaaacaagatggAGCAATTGTATATTTGCagcttgaaattttttgcaaattggagccaatggcctaTTTACAGCGTggtatttttgcaaattgacacTGTTATTCAATGCATATGGTGTAAACAgaaactttcacatgcattttaattttgcgaatcatggctcgcgaaattaaaatgcatgcaaacatttctagTTCTACAGTATTTCGTATGACTacagagtactgtatacgccgaatatttcgcgaggtttatTTTCGCATATTTTGCAAGTCGGCTGCTAATCGCgatattaaaaacacacacgaaaatattTACTCTGATCTTGATATAAATGTGATGTACGCGTACAcattttctccattcagtacaagacaccacgatcgcgaatttaaccactcgcgaaatcgtcgggaagtctcgattcgcgaaaatttagactcgcgaaatatatgacGTATACAGTACTTATTAACTTTTGTTTTATACTAGTGTTGGAGATTATGTGATATATGTTACATATTTTGCAATCTCGCTAACTAATCAGTTATGTTGTATGTAAGcataatgtcatattttgttgcTCGGAAATAGAATTtgttgaattgaaaattgaatatcTTTTTGACGGATATCCAGCACGTTTCTTTTATTTCAAGGGTGAGGGTTTTCTATCCTTGTCTGTGTCAAGGAGCTGTGTGAACAGAAGTTACACAATAAATTTTTGACATCTTTTTGGCAAACATAGAGAGAATGTGTTTACTAATACAACATACCCATGCCTATGTCTTGAGGTTTCAGCAATAATTGATTgtgaaatgtatttgttaaAGATTATCCAGAATGCCTTACATTGCGTGTTtgcaaccattttttttttaagattaaaTTTAGGTTCATCTTGATTACATCAGTGCCAACTGTAGAGCTGCTAACTTGTGTTTATCATGCCCTTTTTTTCAGTGAAGTGAAGAATATGTGttgttaaaatgaaaaatgtttcttttgaacTTGGAGATACATGTAGCATGCCCTTCACCAAaagtcattttcatattttttaattacAACACAATTTTCCCATCAAAGTATGTGTTACCATATAAGTACACAAGAATGTTTCTGATTTACGAGGCTGGCAGCTGTGCAACTCCTAATGTAATAGATATCCATTTTGTTTGAAACTGAATAATTCATGTGTTTCTTGATTGACTCTTTCTCCAGATAAATGCCCAGGCCCTGACCAATGCCCTGAGGCCAGAGACAAAGCCAATGATTGAGCTTGGTGAAGGGCTCGGTGTCATGGCAGCGTCGTTGGCAAAGGGTCAGCTTAATGCCGCGACAGTCCAGGTCACGACATACGGTAAGAGGCGATACCCTGTTCTATGTGTTCCACGATGTATGTCCAAGGAGAATGATTTAGTGGTCACTGTAAGAgcatttgtgcatgtgtgtgtgtttgggacCAATTAAACATTTTCCTTTgccgacagattcatttactATCATACAAATAAATTCATATGAAAAGTTTTACACGTGATGTACTTTATGTTGATTGGCGAACTATTGTATATTGTAGGAATCACATTTGGGTAAATCATTTCACTATCTGTGTTTGTTTTCAGtcatttcatataatttcttaCATATTTTCTTCAGCTTCTCAAAAAATTTTAGCATAAGAATGCAGATCATGTGGGGCTATTAATAAGCAAGACATAAACATTTAAGCAGTTGGGGAGTAATATAATTTAAccaatgaaatatatttgacaaagtTTGACATCATTAACTTAAAACGGAATTGTAGATGGGATCTGACAGAACATTTTGCAGCATTTTGTGACATCAAAAAATGGATACTCACAGTTTGCTTACCTCGTTACCAGGTGACGAGCACAAGAGGGCTGGATCTTACATGAAAGCTGCAGTGTCTGCTGGAATACTGAGGGTCCAGACTGGTGGTAACAATATCAACTTGGTCAATGCACAGCCTCTCCTGACTGAGTTAGGACTAAAGGTTAGTTACCAGTCTCTATTTTGCTCTCCCCTTTATCACCTTTTGACACAATTTTTACCTCTTCTGAGACAAATACCAATTCACTGTCTGTcttgttgtcattgttgaacaTTCTAGGCCCTTTTCACTTTGCATTTATGCTTGCTCAAAATATTGAATTCCTTTCTTCCAACATGGAATTCGTATATGAATTATGTttgtaaacatgaaaaaaacaaaaacaaaactcacaCACAGATTCAAAAGTATTTTTGATTTCATGGCTGGTTCGCTGGATAGATTCTGCCTGTGCGATATTTCcctgtgtattttcttttgtttcatgcCAATTTTCACTTGTTACTGCTCATGGAATTTGTGTTATATACTCTCTATGCCATATGTTTTGGGGAAATATATCACAAATTTTTGAGTTTTGTGCTTTTCACAAATTCAAAAACAAGTGGAAATATTAACCCTGATCTCCACATGACTGTGACATGCCTgcgtacatgtattatatgaaCAAGGTGCGGGATAATACTGTTATACGTGAATTTTGATTGCCATGATCGCAAATtgaaccacttgtgaaattgtcCAGAAGTCCCAATTCATAAAAATTATATTCACctaatatatggtgtatactgaCACTAGCCATTAGCATCTTTCAGCAGTGCTTGTCATCATCTTAGATAGCCATGTCATAGAACTGCAATGCCATGGATGGCTATTGATGAACGTGCTACATTTAGCATGATGAGTGCGTGTATGGTGATTGTGTGCTGCGCAGGTGTATCACCCTCTATGGTATGCCTTTCCCATTGTAGATTGATGTCAACCACGAGGACTCGGCCCCTGCCAACAGCAAGGCATCTGTCGCTGTGACGATCACCGTGGGTGGCAACCCCCATCGTCTGGGCGGAGCGGTGCTCGGCCCCGTTCCCGTGCTGGTGGAGGTGGACAGCGCGACCTTTGACACTGGCTGCCCCCTCTCCGGGAACTGTCTTCTCTATCGGTCCCAGAATGCAGCAGCTGTTCTTGCTGCTCTTGCCGGTCAGTGCTGCCCTTTCAGTAATTGAAACAGAACTCAGTAGCTCCATCCATTCTTGGTGTGAATTTAAGGGGATGTTACCTTTTCTAGAGTCTTGAGCATCCTTGTAATTTAGTGACCCCCATGCACAAAGTCTGGTGGATGGTCTTTTACCGTTAGATTCTCATGGAAGTGTTCAGTAGTTACCCACTTGATAGTCTTACGATAGTCATTTCCTCATTGTATAATTTACCTGGGGATATAAGGTATTTTATCCTCGGGAAAAGATCAGGAATTTCATGAAATACACTGATATTTTGTTCTTTCCTGTGAACCACTTGTAATTCATGTGAAGACTTATTCTTAGAAATAAATAATGTCTCCTCTTACCATGTATCCGCCATTGCTCCTCAACTCTTACGCATGTGTCACCTGAAATACATCAGTACTTTTCATCTTTTATTCGCAGCTTCCCTTCAAGCCTCtttactgtatgtaattatgaatatttgaatgTGATGcgatattttgtattttcttgtcaTTATAGTCATTGTGAAATTTCTAAATAGAGCTTTACACTGAGAACATGAGTAGCAATAAATGCGACAAAATTTGGGTTGAATTAGATTTTCTTAATTCTTAATGATTCATTAACCAGTagatgatttttatttgtaatgCCATTGTCTTCTCTCTCAGTTTATTTGTAATATCATTATATGGggaatcaatttcattttgctacCTGTAGTCCAACATCTTTAGAACAATTTTGTAAGTCagaaatatttcataatttACAAATTAATATTTGTCTTTTCCCCTCTTATCTTATCCCGTGCCATCTTCCTTCTTTTCTCCTTATCTGTCTTCTTGCTCCATCCATGTGCAGGTGGTCTCGGAGATAAGAACCAGCTGCTTGCCTTCTCATCCAGTGCACAGATCAATGGGGAATCCTGGAGTGTAGTCAAATTGGCAACACCACAACCTGGTGCTGAGGCTCTTGTGAGCAACGTTTCCAAAGCTGTGACCTTCAGTATTTAGACAAGGAACACATGCAATGACTCGGCTTATTTAAGTGAGCTGACATGCAAGACATTATCAGTGTCAATCtgttgtactgtataagctgttaattttgcaagggtttaattttcacatattACGCGAATTACTGCTAGACCACAAATctaacaacacacaaaattgtCGCCATACGCTAGGCTAGTAGTGCACATACAATAGCCACGGTGTCAAATCGCGAAAACAAGATCTCGCGAAAACGTCCATGACCTCCGCATTCACAAAATTATCTGTACGCAAatataacagcttatacagtatgttGCCAGtctcttttgatttgatttaaatgtATGCAATTTATCTTTGTCATTATGAATGACCTGTAAAATATTGATTTGCAACGTGTTCACTGTCATACAGAAATTATGCTGTAACCATGTAGTCACTTGTGTGTCATGTCCAGGTTGTATGTGTTATAACAGGTGTGTTTGCGTACATCCAAGGCGTGCACATgagtgtctgtgtatgtgtcaACTTTCCAAAGAAAACATGTCAGTATTCCAGCCAGCACCGAATACATCATCAGATTTTGTCAATTGAAGACAATCAGCTGCTAGGTGGGGCACATGAACTGGAATACAATGTCAAATGCATGGTGTGAAGAAGAGCGCGTTTATCTAAAAATTTCTGGCAGAATCATGGTCCTAAACGCATATGAGGTATTTTCGGGTTAAGTAGGTAAACGCAACTGTGCTTTCAAACACATTTAATAGAAACGTTGAGAAATGCCATTCAAAGGACGATTCAAAACATGTTTGAGACCACGATGCCTTTCTGCAAGTAGATAAATGTTTGGTAGTAAGCAGTTGATCTCTACTTCCAGGGTCGAACGGTGCAAAGCAGCTGCACACTGACAACACTTGGATCACAATTatatgatggttagataaacaTGGCACCCTGAGAATTGTGTTTCAAACCAACTTCGTAATCACCATTCAAAACAttgttttgaaacgtgattcttTCTCTCAAGTTTGTTGAATGCAGCTGACGAGAAGTGCATGTCCAGACATAGGTGTAACCTTGATATTATCAAATACATGTGGTATTCATGTGGTCTGATAATTAGTGGCGTGGCCCCTGTTAGCCATCTAATTCATGTCATTCCTTGAGAAAATGGGCATTTCACCCTCTGCAAGTGCATTTGAGGTCGCAAGgtcactttgaaaatgttcaactgTAATAATGAGTGATGCCTTCTCCTTCATGGTATTTAGAGTTACAGGTTTGATAACAGatgacggtgtgtgtgtgtgtgtctgtctgttgtgtatgtgtgtgttttgaaggGAATCGATTCATGTATGCCAGTACAGAAGAACTTTTGAGTGTTACTAGTACttcaaagattaaaaaaaaaacaaaggcaaCAACTTAAGAACGAAAAAGACGAATAGAGAGAGGTGCTTATCACTATTTTGCTGTGCATAATGCTCATTTTTCTTGCtgcatcattatgcattatGACCTCATGTTTGCTATTAGAAAGCCAGTTAGCACATATCTCAAGGTAATAGAATGAGCTGTCTCGGAAAAGCTTGAAACCAACCCCAAAGTGTACCAGTAATGTTGTCTCTGTGGCAACTtataggggggaaaaaaattgatttgatAATTTGCTATCAGTAACCATCATAGTCTGGCAACATTTTGTAGTCTGGACATGGTGCTACACTCTTGAAGGGAGTGGGAGGAGGTAGACTCCAGTGAGCATAAAAAGTAACttgcatatttttgtgaaaacgTATACTGTGCCGCTTGCATGAAGAAGAATCAATACACACAAAATCTGCCACCAGCCACTGTAGTTTGAGTTCTTAATTTGGATCTTGTCTTTAATACTGAAAGCAGTGTTGTAGTTttcaacatgaaaacaaaatgtttgacaGTGTATTGCTCATCatcttattcattttcatgttttatgtaTCGCTTTTTGGACGAGGAGATGCCATTTATTTATTGTAGCGTCACTTTAAAAGGCAATGATCAAAATTGAATTAAGTGCTGAAACTTGTGAAATTGGTGGATTATCCTCTTGAATGAATGTTCATATCCAAAGTAAGGTCAGAGGAAAGAGGAGTGACTTTATTGTGTGTACTAAGATATAAACATGCAGTAAGTCGTGGTAGTATTAACTTCCTGTTTAGTTTCCAGACTACTGATAAACTGTGCAAAATGTCACAGCAATTCACCATGGTTGAGACAGTGTGTGAAGTCGCATGTTGCGGATGGCATAATGACCAATCTCTTGCTAGTGAAGTGTTGGAAACCAATCTGGCAAGGATGGTAAAGGAGATTATGAAagatgtatcaaaataaagattaaaaaaaagaaagaaattgatttacaacctgtacatgtttatatatgCGTGTCACagttcaagaaatgtttttcttgcaaaaatacatgagtcatacagccataAACAACAGTATTAGTGCTTTCGaacaggggcccgtttcataaaacttgttatcagtgacaactgccacatttctatgacaaatttgctctcggccaattagatgcaaggatttcagttgCTTATCACAtgtatgacaacttgtcactgatgacaagttttatgaaacgggccccaggtgtaTCTCATTACACCATAATGATTTGCATGGGACCACTTATATTTCCTGGTTATATCAGGCATCTTGGTAaatcagggatagaaacaaaagaataaaaaaggaatGGACCACGTACAATATTGTATCGGGTACTCACTATATCAGACGTCGTTATAATAAGGTACAACTTTAAAATGTGGTTTGCCTGGCATGGGAATGGGGCATGCTGAAGTGTGTTTAATCTTGCTGAAGATTATGAAAAGTTTACCAGTGAACATTTAAACCTTTATATCACAGTGTCCTTTTACCAGTGAACATGATTTCTTCTGATGTGTATGAATGCCACTCTTTTTTGAGTAATTTTTAGCATTACTGACATATTCATGATTCAGTAATGCTAAAGAATTTCTCCTGATAATGGAACAGTATATGtgcatacataaatatgtacattgtatgtgaagttTATGTCCATTCATAGCAAGGTTACCTTGTGAAGGACACTTTTTCAAGAtttacatgcatacacatatgTAAGTATGGTAAATGCTCTTTCTTTGGAGTGATATGTCCTTACTTTTCaaatcatgtatgtatgtatgctgtGCTGCCATCTGCTTAGTCATCGACTTCATTGTGTCATATTTGTGCACACTGTGCCTCCAAAggttttcaaataaaatgtgtCTAACCTGTAGGCTTTTGGGCTTGTCTGCCTTTGTGTTTATTTTACATGGTCActacattttcatgttcatgAGCAGCAAAGGGCATGTGACTACATGTGTAAGGAATAGGCAATGGGAATGAAGTGTATTGCCAAATATAATGGCCCACCAGCTACTGCCAACAGACCTGGATAAACCATGGATCTGTGGAATTAAAAGTagtgtttacctttgggagcagtgattaaaaaatgtttgagatatcacatttgatgtaaaTGTGTAGgacagttgtatcacaaaacatcctaccatgtaaaaattttgcagtaaagcctaagatataagaagatgtcactatttttctcaataaaccataactgcatattttgaagcactaaagccgAGTTTTTGTTTCTTGTGCAAAGCAAAAGCACAACCACCTTGTCGAGACCAGACTTGATGTCAATGGGATATATGACAGAATTGACAAGCCATTAAATTGCAAACTTCTCTACCACATTAAGTGTGACTAAATGTGGAATATATGTTGAAGCCCACCCCCTTTTTCTGTGTGATGATCTGTGGGATTGTTTACTGTATATACAGAGTCTAGTTTTTTCGTGGATCTCCACTCTATGAGCCAACAAACATCTAATATGCCTTCACGTGTATTATGAATTTAAGCTGAAGGCAATTGCCAATAAGCTCCatcgacattaaaaaaaaaacaaacaaacaaacacaaaatagccCCCTATGGatttttacaaatattttttattggcATAGCGTGTGGTGT
Coding sequences within:
- the LOC140243765 gene encoding D-3-phosphoglycerate dehydrogenase-like, whose amino-acid sequence is MAYTLQRVLISDSVSPRCTEILKENGIAVDNKTKLSKEELLAEIPNYDGLIVRSATKVTAEVIQAGTRLKIIGRAGTGVDNIDISAATRQGVIVMNTPGGNTLSAAEHTCAMICCLSRSLPQAHHTLKNGKWDRKAFMGSELFGKTLGIVGLGRIGKEVAQRMQSFGMTTIGYDPIVSAEDARQSNIEWMTLEEMWPKCDYITVHTPLIPQTKGLLGDKSFQLCKPGVKVVNVARGGIIDEEALVRALDAGQCGGAALDVFVEEPPTNTTLVQHAKVIVTPHLGASTVEAQERVACEIAEQFVDGANGKSLFGAINAQALTNALRPETKPMIELGEGLGVMAASLAKGQLNAATVQVTTYGDEHKRAGSYMKAAVSAGILRVQTGGNNINLVNAQPLLTELGLKIDVNHEDSAPANSKASVAVTITVGGNPHRLGGAVLGPVPVLVEVDSATFDTGCPLSGNCLLYRSQNAAAVLAALAGGLGDKNQLLAFSSSAQINGESWSVVKLATPQPGAEALVSNVSKAVTFSI